A part of Rhodamnia argentea isolate NSW1041297 chromosome 8, ASM2092103v1, whole genome shotgun sequence genomic DNA contains:
- the LOC125316294 gene encoding uncharacterized protein LOC125316294: MASTPKLKLKLVVDKSKQRVVFAEAGKDFVDFLFHIQALPIATLAHIRAMKADSVDGSLGNLYKSIADLEDVYFMMPRHRQNLLTPKFLNPGPNIKVPFTLLLPSDSSSSSRQTHCYMCPTKDCTYYSQRVADNPSVRCPRCTSAVMDRRVEFVEVPTGQTGYVKELVKYVVMDDLVVKPMTSDSCIAMLKDKAAMIENKFVDFGMDEVSQIQLHLFSWLVLGFLIENSAFAT, encoded by the coding sequence ATGGCGTCAACACCAAAGTTGAAGTTGAAGCTCGTGGTCGACAAGAGCAAGCAAAGAGTGGTTTTTGCGGAAGCAGGAAAGGACTTTGTGGACTTCCTCTTCCACATCCAAGCCTTGCCCATTGCGACTCTCGCGCACATTCGAGCCATGAAAGCCGACTCCGTGGACGGCAGCTTGGGCAATCTTTACAAGAGCATTGCGGACTTGGAGGATGTGTACTTCATGATGCCCCGCCACAGGCAGAACCTCTTGACGCCCAAGTTCCTCAACCCTGGTCCTAACATCAAAGTCCCGTTTACTCTCTTATTGCCTAGcgattcatcatcttcatcacgCCAAACCCACTGCTACATGTGCCCGACCAAGGATTGTACTTATTACAGTCAAAGGGTCGCTGACAACCCTTCTGTGAGATGTCCTCGTTGCACCAGTGCCGTCATGGACCGAAGAGTGGAATTCGTTGAAGTGCCAACTGGGCAGACTGGTTACGTGAAAGAGCTGGTGAAGTATGTGGTGATGGACGACCTGGTGGTGAAGCCGATGACCAGTGACTCGTGCATTGCCATGTTGAAGGACAAGGCTGCCATGATTGAGAACaagtttgttgattttgggATGGACGAGGTAAGCCAGATCCAACTACATTTGTTTTCCTGGCTAGTTCTTGGGTTTTTGATTGAGAACTCGGCTTTTGCCACGTAA